GAGCGGTTGAAGGGGATTGATCGATTTACCGTCTTTTACGGAAGGGGAGAGGTGGAGAGGCTTAAAGAATTTCCGCTGGTGATCGTGGAACCTCGAGGTCAATCGGGGGAGTCGGTGACTCTCCTCCACCAAGCCGGTACCTTGGTGATCGCCTATGTGAGCGTCATGGAGATTGCCCGCGGCTCTTTCGATGAAGCCGGAGAGATAAGGGATGAGGATTATCTTTATCTGGACGGGAAGAGGCTCGCCAATCGGGAATATGGAAATGAACTGATCGATCTCCGCTCCTTGCGCTGGAGAAGAAGCCTAATCCGTTCTTTATCCGTTTTAAAAGAAGAAGGATATGACGGCTTCTTCCTCGACACCATTGCCAATGTGGAATATGATGAGATGATTCCCGTCGGACGAAGGGAGCAAGTAAAGGCGGCGGTCGATCTGGTGAGAGAGATCCGCCTGCAATTCCCAGAGATGATCCTGATTCAAAATAACGGGCTTCAAGAGTTGGCCGATCTGACCGCAACATTTATTGACGGGGTCTGTTGGGAAAATCCGCCTTATCGAAAGGAGAGAGAGCACCGCTGGTTTCGTTCTACGATTCATAAACTTCATCGGATGAGCGCCGGCGGCCGGCTGAAGGTATTCGTGCTGGTCAATTCTGAAGATAAAGGCGCTTCCCCCGAATTAACCGCCTTTCGAAGATTATGTACGGAACAGGGCTTCCTCATAGCCCTGGAGAAGGAGGGATATGGGGCAAAAAAAATGGGTCCCGTCCCTATGTCCTAACTCTTCTTTTACTGAATAGAAATAAGATAGTACCGAATAAGGGGAGTTCGCCAATGAGGTCGATCCGTTCTCTTTTTTACCTTGCCATCTCTTTTACATTATTGCTCTATGCCGTCCCCGGGCAGGCGAGCAAGGGAGAATCAACAAGGGAAAAGGGAGAAAAGCGAGGAGACTTTACGGATTACGGATCAAAACATAAAGCCAAGATCATCTCACCTTCAGTGATACAAGAAAGGATTAGAAAATGCACGATATACTACAATGAATATAGTGCAAAAAGGGTTGCCCACATTCACTTGACTAACACCCATTGATCGCGCCCCCTTGACAGGGGATAAAAAGAATGAAATAATACATAAGAAATCAAAAGCACCTTTTAAGGACAGTCCAGTGAGGCTGAGAAGGGGATCGAAGTAAAACCAGGGATCATCGAAGGAAAAGCTGTTCTCGATGGTTCCCCCTGCATATCCGCAGGAAATGTTCAGGCGAAAAACTCCTTCTCCCCACGAGAAGGAGTTTTTGTATGAACTCCTACATCATCAGGAAAGAGAACTTCGCACAGGAAGTAAAACAGGTGGGTTACAGAAAAGACGGCAGGAGAGAAAGGAGGAATCCCCTTGCACGAAGGATCGAGACAAATCATGGATGAAGCGGCGATTCGTCGGGCTTTAACCCGTATCGCCCACGAAATCCTGGAGAGAAACAAAGGTGTGGAAGGGCTGATCCTCATCGGCATCAAGACCCGGGGCATCTACCTGGCCAGGCGCCTGGCGGAACGCATCGAGCAGTTCGAAGGAAAGAGCCTTCCGGTGGGGGAACTGGACATCACCATGTACCGGGATGATTTATCGTTTAAGCATGAAAGCCATGAGCCGGTGGTGAAGGGAAGGCAGATTCCGGGAGAGGTGACGGGGGAAAAAATCATTTTGGTCGATGATGTCCTGTATACAGGGCGGACCGTCCGAGCAGCCCTCGATGCGGTGATGGATCATGGACGGCCCCAGGCGATCCAACTGGCTGTCCTCATCGACCGGGGACACAGGGAACTCCCCATCCGTCCCGATTACGTGGGCAAAAATGTACCCACCTCCCATACCGAGAAGATCGCCGTGGAGCTCATGGAAGTGGATGGGCGGGAGCAGGTGCTGATCACCGATGCAGGAGAGGGGTCTGCCCATTAGAGGGAAGAAAAAGGGGGAGAGATCAAAGGAAACGATCAGGGATGAATGGAAAACGTACTTTTTAAAAGTAAAAATCGAAGCGGCAAAAATTGAATGATTGATCATCCAATTGCAGAAATAACGCACTCCAAGGAGGAATTGAGATGTCCAAACCCATCATGGAAGTTCATGAAGTACCGCCTCTTGCCCGCCTTATCCCGCTAAGTCTGCAGCACCTGTTCGCCATGTTCGGCGCCACGGTCCTGGTTCCCCTCATTACCGGATTAGATGTTCAGGTTGCTCTTCTCTCCAGCGGGCTCGGCACACTTCTCTTTCTTTTTCTCACGAAGGGCAAGATCCCCAATTATCTCGGTTCCTCCTTTGCCTTCATCGGGCCGATCATCACGGTAGCCCAGTCGCATGGTTTTGGAGCGGCGATGCTCGGCGCCTTCTTGTCGGGACTTATCTATGTCATTATTGCGGTGATCGTGTATAAAGCGGGGATTGAATGGCTAAACCGCCTTCTCCCCCCGGTGGTGATCGGTTCCATCATCGTGGTGATCGGATTAAGTTTATCAGGGGTTGCGGTGGGCTGGGCCTTAAATGATCCCTTGACCAACCAATACTCCCTCGGTGCGGTTGAAGTGGCCTTCGTCACGCTGATTGTAGTTACCGTTGCCAGCATTTTCTTCAGGGGGTTCCTCTCGGTCATTCCGGTTTTGACGGGGATGATCGTGGGCTATCTTTACTCCTGGATTCGC
The DNA window shown above is from Thermicanus aegyptius DSM 12793 and carries:
- the pyrR gene encoding bifunctional pyr operon transcriptional regulator/uracil phosphoribosyltransferase PyrR, giving the protein MHEGSRQIMDEAAIRRALTRIAHEILERNKGVEGLILIGIKTRGIYLARRLAERIEQFEGKSLPVGELDITMYRDDLSFKHESHEPVVKGRQIPGEVTGEKIILVDDVLYTGRTVRAALDAVMDHGRPQAIQLAVLIDRGHRELPIRPDYVGKNVPTSHTEKIAVELMEVDGREQVLITDAGEGSAH